In Anaerobacillus isosaccharinicus, one genomic interval encodes:
- a CDS encoding multidrug resistance efflux transporter family protein has product MKEITLGILASMFFAVTFILNRSMELSGGSWLWSSSLRFFFMVPLLFIIVLLRKNMKPLFKEMKRQPLPWLVWSFTGFVLFYGSITFAASYGPGWLVAGTWQITIVAGILLGPLFYEVIGTKKVRKKIPFRALFISSFILIGVILIQFQNSGNVSTNTLLLGVIPVIIAAFSYPLGNRKMMEVCGARLDSFQRIFGMVLATLPFWIVIAAIGYVQVGPPSTDQVVQSFIVAICSGVIATTLFFIATNRVRDDHSKLASVEATQSVQVLFVIIGEVVLLSSPLPNLIATCGLFIIILGMILHSYYSKKTETIRGLSKLTKAN; this is encoded by the coding sequence ATGAAGGAAATTACCCTTGGAATTTTAGCATCAATGTTTTTTGCTGTTACGTTTATATTAAACCGTTCCATGGAGTTGTCTGGTGGAAGCTGGTTGTGGAGCTCTTCGCTACGTTTTTTCTTTATGGTTCCACTTCTATTTATCATTGTATTGTTGAGAAAAAATATGAAGCCATTATTTAAAGAAATGAAAAGACAGCCTCTCCCCTGGTTAGTATGGAGTTTTACAGGTTTCGTCCTTTTTTATGGTTCAATAACCTTCGCCGCATCCTATGGACCAGGTTGGTTAGTAGCAGGTACTTGGCAAATAACCATTGTTGCAGGGATTTTACTTGGACCTTTATTCTATGAAGTAATTGGAACAAAAAAGGTAAGAAAGAAAATCCCTTTCCGTGCCCTCTTTATCTCATCATTTATACTAATTGGGGTTATTTTAATCCAGTTTCAAAACAGTGGAAATGTCTCTACCAACACTCTATTACTTGGGGTTATCCCAGTAATTATCGCAGCTTTTTCATATCCATTGGGTAATCGAAAAATGATGGAAGTCTGCGGTGCCAGATTAGACTCATTCCAACGAATTTTTGGAATGGTTTTAGCGACACTCCCGTTTTGGATCGTTATTGCAGCAATCGGCTATGTTCAAGTTGGCCCACCGTCTACCGATCAAGTCGTGCAATCGTTTATTGTCGCCATCTGCTCAGGTGTTATTGCGACTACGTTATTTTTTATAGCTACGAACCGCGTAAGAGATGATCATAGTAAATTAGCTTCAGTTGAAGCAACCCAATCTGTTCAAGTACTTTTTGTCATCATAGGTGAAGTCGTACTTTTATCAAGTCCTTTACCGAATCTAATAGCCACATGTGGTTTATTTATCATTATTTTAGGGATGATTCTCCACAGTTATTATTCTAAGAAAACAGAGACTATAAGAGGATTATCTAAACTAACTAAGGCAAATTGA
- the hepT gene encoding type VII toxin-antitoxin system HepT family RNase toxin produces the protein MRQDVILNKVSIIERCLKRVFEVYDNNPVNLKDFTKQDSMIFNIQRACEASIDLAMHIVAEKKLGIPQNSREAFELMKENSIITEETTSIMKSMVGFRNIAVHDYQTINLNILQKVIETHLDDFLDYTSQVLKNL, from the coding sequence ATGAGACAAGACGTAATTCTAAATAAAGTAAGTATTATCGAGCGTTGTTTGAAAAGGGTTTTTGAAGTATACGATAATAACCCAGTAAATCTAAAGGATTTCACCAAACAAGATTCAATGATCTTTAATATCCAAAGAGCGTGCGAAGCCTCTATTGACCTTGCCATGCATATTGTGGCAGAGAAAAAATTAGGAATTCCTCAAAATAGTCGTGAAGCTTTTGAGCTAATGAAAGAAAATAGCATAATTACAGAAGAGACTACAAGTATTATGAAATCTATGGTTGGTTTTAGAAATATAGCGGTCCATGATTATCAGACAATTAACTTAAACATCCTACAAAAAGTTATAGAGACTCATCTAGATGACTTTTTGGATTATACTTCACAAGTATTGAAAAACTTATAA
- a CDS encoding metallophosphoesterase, translating to MKKPIKKILYYILIGMAFTIYLIYFQNNSIVTSEYSIRSIEVPQNFHGYKIVQLSDLHSKSFGNDQSTLVKRVKKAKPDLIVFTGDLVDSERYDEKPSLMLMEKLVQIAPVYFVTGNHEWWSGEYKTLEEKLNNIGVQVMRNEAKEITVGAEKIQLIGIDDPAGELYDQRSTTERNITIALAGIEKKEEFHILLSHRPEMFPLYTEYEFNVVFSGHAHGGQFRIPFVGGLIAPDQGLLPKYTSGMYNSDNTTMIVNRGLGNSIIPVRLFNRPEVVVLSLSSAK from the coding sequence TTGAAGAAACCTATTAAAAAGATATTGTATTACATTTTAATCGGAATGGCTTTTACCATTTACTTAATTTATTTTCAAAACAATTCGATTGTAACAAGTGAATATAGCATTCGTTCAATCGAGGTTCCGCAAAATTTTCATGGCTATAAAATTGTTCAATTATCGGACCTGCACAGTAAATCTTTTGGGAATGACCAAAGCACTTTAGTTAAAAGAGTGAAAAAGGCAAAACCAGATTTGATTGTATTCACAGGTGATTTAGTTGATTCAGAGAGATATGATGAGAAACCAAGTTTAATGCTGATGGAAAAATTGGTTCAAATTGCTCCCGTTTATTTCGTGACAGGAAATCACGAATGGTGGTCTGGGGAATACAAAACATTAGAGGAGAAATTAAATAATATCGGTGTACAGGTGATGAGAAACGAAGCAAAGGAAATTACCGTTGGGGCTGAAAAAATTCAACTAATCGGAATTGATGATCCAGCAGGAGAGTTATATGATCAAAGATCTACAACTGAAAGAAATATCACGATAGCATTAGCAGGAATTGAGAAGAAAGAGGAATTTCATATTCTCTTATCACATCGCCCTGAAATGTTTCCACTCTACACTGAATATGAATTTAATGTTGTTTTTTCAGGACATGCTCATGGAGGACAATTTAGAATTCCTTTCGTTGGTGGTTTAATTGCCCCAGATCAAGGATTATTACCAAAGTATACTTCAGGGATGTACAATTCAGACAACACGACAATGATTGTAAATAGAGGACTTGGAAATAGTATTATTCCGGTACGGCTATTTAATCGTCCGGAAGTTGTTGTATTATCGTTGAGTTCTGCTAAATAA
- a CDS encoding DEAD/DEAH box helicase — protein sequence MNNFNSLPLSEDIQKALTSLDYKKPTEVQEKVIPAALEKKDLVVKSQTGSGKTASFGIPICELIDWEENKPQALILTPTRELAVQVKQDLTNIGRFKRIKATAVYGKSPFDKQKLELKQKSHVVVGTPGRVMDHIEKGTLKLDKVKYLVIDEADEMLNMGFIDQVEAIIKEVPKNRVTMLFSATLPEDVEKLSIKYMKNPVQVEIQATGITTDKIDHYVMEVTDDKKFELLRNVTVIENPDSCIIFCRTQEQVENVIEWFNEYNYPCDKIHGGMYQEDRFAVMNDFKRGKFIYLVATDVAARGIDIENITHVINYDLPLEKESYVHRTGRTGRAGKTGKAITFVTPHEGRRLAEIEDYIGFKIEKIDAPTPEAVVQARPEFLSKVKARPTIKKDKSEQLNKDIMKVYFNGGKKKKLRAVDFVGTISNLPGVTADDIGIIEIQDNVTYVDILNGKGPHVIKEMKTTTIKGKQLKVHKANR from the coding sequence ATGAATAATTTTAACAGTTTGCCACTTAGTGAAGACATACAAAAAGCACTAACCAGTTTAGACTACAAAAAGCCAACGGAAGTACAAGAGAAAGTCATCCCAGCGGCATTAGAAAAAAAAGATTTAGTTGTTAAATCGCAAACGGGAAGTGGGAAAACGGCTTCATTTGGAATTCCGATTTGTGAACTCATCGATTGGGAGGAGAACAAGCCACAAGCGTTAATCTTAACGCCAACTAGGGAGCTTGCAGTTCAAGTAAAACAAGATCTAACTAACATCGGTAGATTTAAACGAATTAAAGCAACTGCCGTTTATGGTAAGTCTCCTTTTGATAAACAGAAATTAGAGCTGAAGCAAAAATCCCATGTTGTAGTTGGGACACCTGGGCGGGTCATGGACCATATTGAAAAAGGAACATTAAAATTGGACAAGGTAAAGTACCTTGTTATTGATGAAGCTGACGAAATGCTGAACATGGGGTTCATTGATCAAGTTGAAGCAATCATTAAAGAGGTTCCAAAAAACAGAGTAACAATGTTATTTTCCGCAACATTGCCAGAAGATGTTGAGAAACTTAGCATTAAATATATGAAGAATCCCGTCCAAGTTGAAATTCAAGCAACAGGGATCACGACAGATAAAATCGATCACTATGTGATGGAAGTGACAGATGACAAGAAGTTTGAATTGCTTAGAAATGTCACAGTTATAGAAAATCCTGATAGTTGCATTATTTTCTGCCGGACGCAAGAACAAGTGGAAAATGTAATTGAATGGTTTAATGAATATAATTATCCGTGCGATAAAATCCATGGTGGAATGTATCAAGAAGACCGTTTTGCGGTGATGAATGATTTCAAAAGAGGTAAGTTTATTTATTTAGTGGCAACAGATGTAGCAGCTAGAGGAATTGATATTGAGAATATCACCCACGTCATTAACTACGATCTACCGCTAGAAAAAGAAAGTTACGTTCACCGCACAGGTCGAACAGGTCGCGCAGGAAAAACTGGAAAAGCGATCACATTTGTTACACCACATGAAGGAAGACGACTTGCCGAGATAGAAGATTATATAGGCTTTAAAATTGAGAAAATTGATGCTCCGACGCCAGAAGCAGTTGTGCAAGCAAGACCAGAATTTTTATCAAAAGTTAAGGCTCGTCCAACGATTAAGAAAGATAAGAGTGAGCAACTAAACAAAGACATTATGAAGGTCTACTTTAACGGTGGAAAGAAGAAAAAGTTACGTGCAGTTGATTTTGTTGGAACGATTTCTAATCTACCTGGAGTAACCGCTGATGACATTGGAATCATTGAAATTCAAGACAATGTGACCTATGTAGATATCTTAAACGGTAAAGGCCCACATGTTATTAAAGAAATGAAAACAACAACCATCAAAGGAAAGCAATTAAAAGTTCATAAAGCGAATAGATAG
- a CDS encoding DUF6232 family protein → MSITSYNLLSNKMDGGEMGQIFYYKSDDGKISISDEVICIFHMKFKIDELKSGEALIGKPDQTLNLALALVGIFCILLGKIRSGQLSQIIDANVLFSASNYFDLAGLIIILIALLITLPQKEQYALQLMFKNGRKKNIILKDNHDVLEIGEINKAIKQAIRYAEYRGKMR, encoded by the coding sequence TTGTCCATCACATCATATAATCTTTTATCGAATAAAATGGACGGTGGAGAGATGGGTCAAATTTTTTATTATAAAAGTGATGATGGAAAAATATCGATATCAGATGAGGTTATTTGTATTTTTCATATGAAATTTAAAATAGATGAACTGAAAAGTGGAGAAGCACTTATTGGTAAGCCGGATCAGACCTTGAATTTAGCCCTTGCTCTTGTAGGGATTTTTTGTATTTTATTAGGGAAAATACGTTCAGGACAACTGTCTCAGATCATCGACGCAAATGTCCTCTTTAGCGCTTCGAATTATTTTGATTTAGCGGGGCTTATCATCATTCTTATCGCCCTCTTAATTACGTTGCCACAAAAAGAGCAGTACGCACTCCAATTAATGTTTAAAAACGGCAGGAAAAAGAACATTATCTTAAAAGATAATCACGATGTTTTGGAAATCGGTGAAATTAACAAAGCGATCAAACAAGCAATCCGCTATGCCGAATATCGTGGGAAAATGAGGTAG
- a CDS encoding DUF1836 domain-containing protein — translation MKTSTELIEQLGLDKAITLDHIPNIDLYMDQIIQLFENTYGETKRNDTDKVMTKTMINNYAKAKVFFPIKNKKYSKEHLILISMIYHLKGALSINDIKTTLEGINEKTVNKDIDLEAFYNSYLQLSEKNVESFKAEVNFQASEVKKEVANLEVEDQDYLEKVMLISTLVSTSNLYRKLAEKLIDELESKEV, via the coding sequence ATGAAAACGAGTACTGAGCTTATTGAACAATTGGGATTGGACAAGGCAATTACCCTTGATCATATTCCAAATATCGATTTATACATGGACCAAATCATTCAGCTGTTTGAAAATACATACGGCGAAACAAAGCGAAATGATACCGACAAAGTTATGACTAAAACGATGATTAACAACTATGCAAAGGCGAAAGTATTTTTCCCGATAAAAAACAAAAAGTACTCCAAAGAACATCTTATTTTAATTAGCATGATTTATCATCTAAAAGGCGCACTCTCTATCAATGACATTAAGACTACGTTAGAAGGAATTAATGAAAAGACAGTCAATAAAGACATTGATTTAGAGGCTTTTTATAACAGTTACCTTCAGCTTTCTGAAAAAAATGTAGAAAGTTTTAAAGCAGAGGTTAACTTTCAAGCTTCTGAAGTAAAAAAAGAAGTTGCAAACCTTGAAGTCGAAGATCAAGATTATTTAGAAAAAGTGATGCTCATCTCAACACTAGTTAGTACAAGTAATTTATATCGAAAACTCGCCGAAAAGCTAATTGATGAATTAGAATCAAAAGAAGTTTAG
- a CDS encoding VOC family protein, with translation MSEFHQQPNVFVNHVTIKVQELKRSITFYKNIVGFQVLEQSETIAVLTSNGTTPLLTLEKRGEVVPKQPRTTGLYHFAILLPNRKELGKFINHLTEQRFQITGAANHEISEALYFNDPDGNGIEVYCDTPPSSWRWQNGLIHATNSQLDFESIAADANGELWEGLPPQTLMGHIHLHVSDIKRAEQFYHQGLGLDVVIRMDDHALFFSTGGYHHHIGVNIWNGTGAPQPQKNSVGLQNFTINFPNEKAKQTIVQNLQSLQYSVSQINGNYVTNDPSGNEIILAVGK, from the coding sequence ATGTCTGAATTTCACCAACAACCAAATGTATTTGTTAACCATGTAACGATAAAAGTTCAAGAACTAAAACGATCAATTACCTTTTATAAAAATATCGTTGGCTTCCAAGTGTTAGAACAGTCCGAGACTATAGCAGTTCTAACCTCTAATGGAACAACACCTTTATTAACGCTGGAAAAACGAGGAGAGGTTGTTCCAAAACAACCTCGAACAACTGGTTTGTATCATTTTGCAATTTTATTACCTAATCGAAAAGAGTTAGGAAAATTCATTAATCATTTAACAGAGCAACGTTTTCAAATTACAGGTGCTGCAAACCATGAAATCAGTGAAGCACTTTACTTTAACGATCCTGACGGAAACGGGATTGAGGTTTATTGTGATACTCCGCCATCGTCTTGGCGTTGGCAAAATGGACTTATTCATGCTACAAACAGCCAGCTAGACTTTGAAAGTATCGCGGCGGATGCTAATGGCGAATTATGGGAAGGTCTTCCCCCACAAACATTGATGGGGCATATCCATTTACATGTTTCAGACATCAAAAGAGCAGAACAATTTTATCATCAAGGGCTCGGCCTAGACGTCGTCATTCGAATGGATGACCATGCATTATTTTTCTCCACTGGAGGCTACCATCATCATATCGGCGTGAATATTTGGAACGGAACTGGTGCGCCTCAGCCACAAAAAAATAGTGTCGGTCTACAAAACTTTACAATAAACTTCCCAAACGAAAAAGCTAAACAGACTATCGTTCAGAATTTACAAAGCCTTCAATATTCTGTAAGTCAAATAAACGGTAATTACGTGACTAATGATCCTTCAGGAAACGAAATCATCCTTGCAGTTGGTAAGTAA
- a CDS encoding serine hydrolase domain-containing protein has translation MKHLITYLIFILFLIGCSNESGSSYKNEKNDLEIIGSVNVEREYYPTDEWQTKSPSEVGLDEGVIEELIEEISNTDVNTMFMIKDGYLVKEYYKGSALKGRTTPINSATKSIISALIGIAIDKGYIESIDQKVSDFIPELLKDDIESDKLTWTIEYLLTMSVGSQWDEFNGQSFGDMIGSNNWIDYMINQPLTDEPGETFNYNSGASHLLSVIIERATGMTTKKFADEYLISQIGIKTGVLDYYWLTDPDGYYTGGHGIDIEPIELTKFGYLFLNGGKWEDTQVISRGWVELSTSFHIITNLSDVGLGDYGFQWWVDEFEWNGQPIPYYYAAGAGGQHVYVIPTFDFIVQFTGRLPSDANATIYLDQLINQYIAYLF, from the coding sequence ATGAAGCATCTAATTACATATTTAATATTTATTTTATTCCTTATTGGTTGCAGTAATGAGTCAGGGTCATCATACAAAAATGAAAAAAACGATTTAGAAATAATAGGGAGTGTAAACGTAGAGAGAGAGTATTATCCGACGGATGAATGGCAAACAAAATCCCCAAGTGAAGTTGGACTAGATGAGGGAGTTATTGAGGAATTGATAGAGGAAATTAGCAATACAGATGTTAACACGATGTTTATGATAAAAGATGGATACTTAGTAAAAGAGTATTATAAAGGAAGTGCATTGAAAGGTAGAACAACTCCAATTAACTCTGCTACAAAGAGTATCATTTCTGCATTGATTGGAATTGCCATTGACAAAGGGTATATTGAAAGTATTGATCAAAAGGTTTCTGATTTTATTCCAGAGCTTCTAAAAGATGATATAGAATCAGATAAATTAACCTGGACAATTGAATACTTATTAACAATGAGTGTTGGGTCACAATGGGATGAATTTAACGGTCAGTCTTTTGGAGATATGATTGGTAGTAATAATTGGATTGACTATATGATCAATCAACCATTAACAGATGAACCTGGAGAAACTTTTAACTATAATTCAGGGGCCTCTCATCTTCTTTCGGTTATTATTGAGAGAGCAACAGGAATGACAACCAAAAAATTTGCAGATGAATACCTAATTTCACAGATTGGAATTAAAACAGGCGTATTGGACTACTATTGGCTGACGGATCCAGATGGCTATTATACAGGTGGGCATGGAATTGATATAGAACCTATTGAATTAACTAAATTTGGTTACTTATTCCTAAACGGCGGTAAATGGGAAGATACTCAAGTTATCTCAAGAGGATGGGTAGAGTTGTCCACGTCATTTCATATAATTACAAATCTTAGTGATGTAGGTTTAGGAGATTACGGCTTTCAATGGTGGGTCGATGAGTTTGAATGGAATGGACAACCTATTCCATATTATTACGCTGCTGGAGCAGGAGGGCAGCATGTGTATGTTATCCCAACCTTCGACTTTATCGTACAGTTCACGGGGCGGTTACCAAGTGATGCAAATGCGACTATTTATTTAGACCAATTGATTAATCAATATATTGCATATCTTTTTTGA
- a CDS encoding lysophospholipid acyltransferase family protein, whose protein sequence is MVYHFIRFVVGLAVRVRYRLKITGKENIPEGGVIIAMNHQDAWDPLLVGTNTPRKLHIMAKESLFKNKLLAWTITEMGAFPINREKADIKSLKNSLKIIKDGKIFSLFIEGSRSKSGEMSEPKKGVGFIVAKSGAPVIPTYIYGTTNKKWFQAAGVVFGEPIYFGDETDYEKIANTIANAIKDLKNKVL, encoded by the coding sequence ATGGTTTATCATTTTATTCGATTTGTTGTCGGTTTGGCTGTAAGAGTTCGGTATCGTCTTAAAATTACTGGGAAGGAAAACATTCCTGAAGGTGGCGTCATCATCGCGATGAACCATCAAGACGCTTGGGATCCATTATTAGTAGGTACAAATACACCGCGAAAGCTACATATTATGGCCAAAGAAAGTTTATTTAAAAATAAATTGTTAGCTTGGACAATTACCGAAATGGGTGCCTTTCCAATTAATCGTGAAAAAGCAGATATTAAATCCTTGAAAAATTCCTTGAAAATTATTAAAGATGGAAAAATTTTTTCTCTTTTCATTGAGGGCTCGAGAAGTAAATCAGGAGAAATGTCAGAGCCGAAAAAAGGTGTTGGCTTTATCGTTGCTAAAAGTGGGGCCCCTGTTATCCCAACGTATATCTACGGAACAACAAATAAAAAGTGGTTTCAAGCTGCAGGAGTGGTTTTTGGTGAGCCAATTTATTTTGGTGACGAAACTGATTACGAAAAAATTGCGAATACGATTGCGAATGCCATTAAGGACTTGAAAAATAAAGTTTTGTAA
- a CDS encoding DDE-type integrase/transposase/recombinase, with translation MLPQIITYLLTFINYQEQVIRTLLTLLIGKSMFDKPTEAPVNKPYRKLQVDDLPIIEVPKKLDFQVLLTEHLKSKGKPLKPVQRRSNSTPVPSSMKCPTCGAPSDYLYANNGAKGQFQCKVCSCLFSERNRYLKEAILKCPHCSKTLEKVKERKDFHVYKCKNDACSYYQHKRNAMTQKEKNRFKEDPQAFKLRYIYRQFHIDFQPLAKHSPKRPRVDLSRIYVSPHTLGLILTYHVNYGLSARKTAALMKDVHGVSISHQSILNYENSVALWLKPYIDHYPYELSDQFCGDETYIRVNGRWHYLFFFFDAVKKVILSYPVSPNRDTATAIKAIDEVLLKLRKIPENLTFVVDGNPIYLLAQHFYAQHQIPFEVIQVIGLTNEDEVSKEYRPLKQIIERLNRTFKGNYRSTHGFGSEHGSVSFVTLFVAYFNFLRPHSALEGKVPVTIPELEKLPNMPARWTTLIGLAQDWISKQTA, from the coding sequence TTGTTACCTCAAATTATAACCTATTTACTTACTTTTATAAACTACCAAGAACAAGTAATTCGAACGCTCCTTACCCTTTTAATAGGGAAGAGCATGTTTGATAAACCGACTGAGGCTCCAGTTAATAAACCATATCGCAAGCTTCAAGTTGATGATCTACCGATCATTGAAGTTCCAAAAAAACTAGATTTTCAAGTTTTATTAACCGAGCATCTTAAGTCTAAAGGTAAACCTCTCAAACCAGTACAAAGACGGTCGAATTCAACACCCGTTCCTTCATCAATGAAATGTCCTACGTGTGGTGCTCCATCTGATTATTTGTATGCGAACAATGGAGCGAAAGGACAATTTCAATGTAAGGTGTGTTCATGTCTTTTCAGTGAGAGAAATCGATATCTCAAGGAAGCAATCCTGAAATGCCCTCACTGTTCAAAAACACTTGAAAAAGTGAAGGAAAGAAAAGACTTCCATGTGTACAAGTGTAAAAACGACGCTTGTTCTTATTACCAACATAAACGTAATGCGATGACTCAAAAAGAGAAAAATCGGTTCAAAGAAGATCCTCAAGCCTTTAAACTTCGCTATATTTACCGCCAGTTTCACATTGATTTTCAACCATTAGCGAAGCATTCACCAAAGAGACCGAGAGTTGATCTATCAAGAATTTATGTGTCTCCACATACGCTTGGACTGATTTTGACTTATCACGTCAATTATGGACTTTCAGCCCGTAAAACAGCAGCGTTGATGAAAGATGTACACGGTGTTTCAATTTCTCATCAAAGCATTTTAAACTACGAAAACAGTGTGGCATTGTGGTTGAAACCGTATATTGATCACTATCCTTACGAACTCTCAGATCAATTTTGTGGTGACGAAACATACATCCGCGTAAATGGCCGTTGGCATTACCTGTTTTTCTTTTTTGATGCCGTGAAGAAAGTCATTCTCTCTTATCCTGTGTCACCTAATCGAGATACAGCTACAGCTATTAAAGCGATAGACGAAGTGTTGTTAAAGCTTAGGAAAATCCCAGAAAACCTAACTTTCGTTGTCGATGGCAATCCCATTTACTTATTAGCACAACACTTTTATGCCCAGCACCAAATCCCGTTTGAGGTCATTCAGGTAATTGGCTTAACGAACGAAGACGAGGTGTCAAAAGAATATCGACCTCTCAAACAAATTATCGAGCGGCTAAATCGTACCTTTAAAGGAAACTATCGATCCACTCATGGTTTCGGTTCAGAACATGGTTCTGTTTCTTTTGTGACCTTGTTCGTTGCTTACTTTAACTTTTTAAGACCACATTCAGCTTTGGAAGGAAAAGTACCAGTAACAATTCCTGAGTTAGAGAAGCTTCCAAACATGCCTGCTAGATGGACAACTCTTATTGGTCTTGCCCAGGATTGGATAAGTAAGCAAACTGCCTAA
- the trhA gene encoding PAQR family membrane homeostasis protein TrhA — MYSYIREPMNGFTHLAGAILSFIGLLALVIKASMTTGSALAVTAVIIFGISMVLLYAASATYHMVMAKDRVIAFLRKIDHSMIFILIAGSYTPFCLISLNGVTGWLFFGIVSFMAVSGVIFKMVWFNCPRWLSTGLYIAMGWMAVFIFAPLAESLAVVGISLLVAGGVFYTIGGVIYGWKPKFLEFKYMGYHEIFHIFILFGTLSHFLCVYLFVL; from the coding sequence ATGTATAGTTATATACGCGAACCAATGAATGGATTTACACATTTAGCTGGGGCGATACTATCATTTATCGGATTATTAGCATTAGTCATTAAAGCTTCTATGACAACAGGGTCAGCACTTGCTGTGACGGCAGTTATTATATTTGGGATTAGCATGGTCTTACTTTATGCGGCATCTGCTACGTACCACATGGTCATGGCTAAAGATCGGGTCATTGCCTTTTTAAGAAAAATCGATCATTCAATGATTTTTATTTTAATTGCCGGATCTTACACACCGTTTTGCTTAATTAGTTTAAATGGAGTTACAGGGTGGCTGTTTTTTGGGATTGTAAGCTTTATGGCAGTAAGTGGCGTTATCTTCAAGATGGTTTGGTTTAACTGTCCAAGATGGCTTTCAACAGGCCTTTACATTGCAATGGGGTGGATGGCGGTCTTTATTTTTGCCCCATTAGCCGAGAGTTTAGCGGTTGTAGGCATCTCGTTATTAGTTGCTGGTGGCGTGTTTTACACGATTGGTGGCGTTATTTATGGGTGGAAACCGAAATTTCTAGAGTTCAAGTATATGGGCTACCATGAAATTTTTCATATTTTTATTTTGTTTGGGACGTTATCTCACTTTTTATGTGTGTATTTGTTTGTTTTGTAG
- the mntA gene encoding type VII toxin-antitoxin system MntA family adenylyltransferase antitoxin → MEQQLESIKKRLITRVSPSLIYLFGSYAKGTEHASSDIDIAYMSDVVLSDYERFMLAEELASELNKDVDLVDLKLATTVFQTQIIATGKLIYCTDELLKMKFEMLTLKMYAKLNEERQVVLDKIRESGEVYETRRNSK, encoded by the coding sequence ATGGAGCAACAATTAGAATCAATTAAAAAGCGTTTAATTACAAGAGTATCTCCGTCATTAATATATCTTTTTGGTTCCTATGCAAAAGGAACAGAGCATGCTTCAAGTGACATCGATATAGCCTATATGAGTGATGTCGTGTTAAGTGACTATGAGCGTTTTATGCTTGCCGAAGAACTTGCAAGCGAATTAAATAAAGATGTTGACCTTGTAGATCTAAAGCTGGCAACAACTGTTTTCCAAACTCAAATTATCGCAACAGGCAAGTTGATTTATTGTACTGATGAACTATTGAAAATGAAGTTTGAAATGCTTACTTTAAAGATGTATGCGAAATTGAATGAAGAGAGACAAGTTGTCCTTGATAAAATTCGCGAAAGCGGTGAGGTTTATGAGACAAGACGTAATTCTAAATAA